A window of the Chanodichthys erythropterus isolate Z2021 chromosome 21, ASM2448905v1, whole genome shotgun sequence genome harbors these coding sequences:
- the tgfbrap1 gene encoding transforming growth factor-beta receptor-associated protein 1 homolog isoform X1 produces the protein MSVKAFELVPAVAREQVMGEKVRINIECVECCGKHLYLGTNDCFIHHFILEEHTTAKGKLAYNTQKLLHKYLGLKKPVAELKAASALERLIVLCDSTITVVDMVTLEPVPFGGTKLKGVTAFCINENPVTGDPFCVEMAVVFARRRAVQICTVHEDRVQMLKEVATPEQPCALSLDGYNICLALSTQYMILNYSTGASQDLFPYDCEERKPIVKRIGREEFLLAAPGGLGMFANAEGISQRAPVSWSENVIAAAVCFPYVVALDEGFVTVHSMLDQQLKQTLSFRDGHLLQDFEGKVVLASSKAVYMLVPLPLERQIQDLLASHRVEEALTLTEAAQRNIPKEKYQILHKRILQQAGFIQFGQLQFLEAKEHFRKGQLDVRELISLYPLLLPASSSFTRCHPPLHEFADLNHLTQGDQEKVQRFKRFLISYLHEVRSSDSANGFREDVDTALLKLYAETGHESLLDLLASDNACLLADSAPWLEKHHKYYALGLLYHYNGQDSAALQMWVKIVNGDLQDSTRPDLFEYVVDFLSFCTKLDLVWRHADWALQKDQKIGVQIFTKRPTSEEKMGQLNPDDVITYLQKHSQALLLYLEHLVLEKRLQKEKYHTHLAVLYADKVLSLISRSSANEEQLSAARQKLQRLLKESNLYRVQLLLGKVQDSELLLHERATLHGKLEEHDKALHILVHQLKDSPAAEEYCSWASASQDRSFRQNLFHQLLSVYLDPELPGGAQTIAAVDLLNRHAEDFDAVRVLKLLPEEWSLPLLRPFLCGALRASVHARCTSQVAVGLARAQNLQLQHDRLKYRGGPVLVSEKKGCQLCHNTFSEPDCACLPGGTPVHIHCVAKKARDFPIERQHENAHHSNHT, from the exons ATGAGTGTGAAAGCTTTTGAGCTGGTTCCCGCCGTGGCGCGGGAGCAGGTGATGGGCGAGAAAGTGCGGATAAACATCGAATGCGTAGAGTGCTGTGGCAAACACCTGTACCTGGGCACCAATGACTGCTTCATCCATCACTTCATACTAGAGGAGCACACGACAGCCAAAGGTAAGCTGGCTTACAATACCCAGAAGCTCCTCCACAAATACCTAGGCCTGAAAAAGCCAGTGGCAGAGCTGAAGGCCGCCTCTGCTTTGGAACGTCTAATCGTCCTCTGTGATTCAACCATCACTGTTGTGGACATGGTTACCCTGGAGCCTGTGCCCTTCGGGGGCACTAAACTCAAAGGTGTGACTGCGTTTTGTATCAACGAGAACCCGGTGACGGGGGACCCGTTCTGTGTGGAAATGGCAGTGGTTTTCGCACGCAGGCGGGCTGTCCAGATCTGTACGGTCCATGAGGACAGAGTGCAAATGTTAAAGGAAGTGGCCACACCAGAGCAGCCCTGTGCCCTGAGCCTGGACGGGTACAATATCTGTCTGGCGCTGTCCACACAGTACATGATTCTGAACTACAGCACAGGAGCTTCTCAGGACCTGTTCCCTTACGACTGTGAAGAGAGGAAACCCATTGTTAAGAGGATCGGCCGGGAAGAGTTTCTCCTGGCTGCCCCAGGCGGGCTTG GGATGTTTGCTAACGCTGAAGGCATATCTCAGCGTGCTCCGGTGAGCTGGTCAGAGAACGTGATTGCGGCGGCTGTGTGTTTCCCGTATGTGGTCGCGTTGGATGAAGGTTTTGTGACTGTTCACAGCATGTTGGACCAGCAGCTCAAACAGACGCTGTCATTCAGAGATGGACACCTTCTGCAGGATTTTGAAG GTAAGGTGGTGTTGGCCTCATCAAAAGCGGTGTATATGCTGGTGCCTCTCCCTCTGGAGCGTCAGATCCAAGACCTGTTGGCGAGCCATCGAGTTGAAGAGGCCCTGACCCTCACCGAGGCCGCACAGAGAAACATTCCCAAAGAAAAATATCAG ATATTGCACAAAAGAATTCTCCAACAAGCAGGATTCATCCAATTTGGCCAGCTTCAGTTTTTAGAAGCAAAAGAGCATTTTAG GAAGGGACAGCTGGACGTACGGGAGCTGATCTCTCTTTATCCGCTGCTCCTGCCCGCTTCTTCCTCTTTCACACGGTGCCATCCACCACTTCATGAATTTGCTGACCTGAACCACTTGACGCAGGGTGACCAGGAGAAGGTACAGCGCTTCAAACGTTTTCTCATTAGCTACCTACACGAGGTGCGCAGCAGCGACAGCGCTAATGGTTTCCGTGAAGACGTAGATACGGCATTGCTGAAGCTGTACGCAGAGACCGGCCACGAGAGTCTTCTGGACCTGCTGGCCTCAGATAATGCCTGTCTCCTGGCAGACAGCGCCCCCTGGCTCGAGAAGCATCACAA GTATTACGCTCTTGGGCTTCTCTATCACTACAATGGTCAGGATTCTGCTGCTTTACAG ATGTGGGTTAAGATTGTCAACGGAGATCTCCAAGACTCAACACGACCGGATCTGTTTGAATATGTCGTGGATTTTCTTAGTTTCTGCACCAAACTTGACCTCGTGTGGCGACATGCAGACTGGGCACTACAGAAAGATCAAAAG ATTGGTGTCCAGATCTTCACCAAAAGGCCTACCTCAGAGGAGAAGATGGGGCAGTTAAACCCAGATGACGTGATTACGTATTTGCAGAAGCACAGTCAAGCCCTTCTGCTCTACCTGGAACACCTGGTGCTAGAGAAGAGATTGCAG AAAGAGAAGTATCACACACATCTGGCCGTGCTGTATGCAGACAAAGTCCTGAGCCTGATATCACGATCATCAGCCAATGAGGAACAACTGTCTGCTGCCCGCCAGAAACTACAACGGTTGCTGAAAGAGTCCAATCTCTACAGAGTCCAGCTACTGCTAG GTAAAGTTCAGGACTCTGAGCTGCTGCTACATGAGCGAGCTACACTACATGGGAAGTTAGAGGAACATGACAAGGCCTTGCACATTCTAGTGCACCAGCTCAAAGACTCTCCTGCGGCTGAGGAATACTGCTCCTGGGCCTCTGCATCTCAGGACCGGTCCTTCCGTCAGAACCTTTTCCACCAACTCTTGAGCGTTTACTTGGACCCGGAATTACCGGGAGGGGCACAGACAATAGCTGCAGTCGACCTGCTTAACCGACATGCTGAAGATTTTGATGCGGTGCGTGTGTTAAAGCTCCTCCCAGAGGAGTGGTCTCTACCGTTACTCCGTCCTTTCCTGTGTGGGGCGCTGAGGGCTAGTGTTCATGCACGTTGCACTTCCCAGGTTGCAGTGGGGCTGGCCCGGGCACAAAACCTTCAGCTTCAGCATGACAGG CTGAAGTATCGAGGCGGCCCAGTATTAGTGTCTGAAAAGAAGGGATGCCAGCTGTGCCACAATACCTTCAGTGAGCCAGACTGCGCCTGCTTGCCCGGAGGAACGCCGGTCCACATTCACTGTGTCGCCAAGAAAGCCCGGGACTTCCCAATAGAGCGCCAACATGAAAACGCCCACCACAGCAACCACACATGA
- the tgfbrap1 gene encoding transforming growth factor-beta receptor-associated protein 1 homolog isoform X2 — protein sequence MLKEVATPEQPCALSLDGYNICLALSTQYMILNYSTGASQDLFPYDCEERKPIVKRIGREEFLLAAPGGLGMFANAEGISQRAPVSWSENVIAAAVCFPYVVALDEGFVTVHSMLDQQLKQTLSFRDGHLLQDFEGKVVLASSKAVYMLVPLPLERQIQDLLASHRVEEALTLTEAAQRNIPKEKYQILHKRILQQAGFIQFGQLQFLEAKEHFRKGQLDVRELISLYPLLLPASSSFTRCHPPLHEFADLNHLTQGDQEKVQRFKRFLISYLHEVRSSDSANGFREDVDTALLKLYAETGHESLLDLLASDNACLLADSAPWLEKHHKYYALGLLYHYNGQDSAALQMWVKIVNGDLQDSTRPDLFEYVVDFLSFCTKLDLVWRHADWALQKDQKIGVQIFTKRPTSEEKMGQLNPDDVITYLQKHSQALLLYLEHLVLEKRLQKEKYHTHLAVLYADKVLSLISRSSANEEQLSAARQKLQRLLKESNLYRVQLLLGKVQDSELLLHERATLHGKLEEHDKALHILVHQLKDSPAAEEYCSWASASQDRSFRQNLFHQLLSVYLDPELPGGAQTIAAVDLLNRHAEDFDAVRVLKLLPEEWSLPLLRPFLCGALRASVHARCTSQVAVGLARAQNLQLQHDRLKYRGGPVLVSEKKGCQLCHNTFSEPDCACLPGGTPVHIHCVAKKARDFPIERQHENAHHSNHT from the exons ATGTTAAAGGAAGTGGCCACACCAGAGCAGCCCTGTGCCCTGAGCCTGGACGGGTACAATATCTGTCTGGCGCTGTCCACACAGTACATGATTCTGAACTACAGCACAGGAGCTTCTCAGGACCTGTTCCCTTACGACTGTGAAGAGAGGAAACCCATTGTTAAGAGGATCGGCCGGGAAGAGTTTCTCCTGGCTGCCCCAGGCGGGCTTG GGATGTTTGCTAACGCTGAAGGCATATCTCAGCGTGCTCCGGTGAGCTGGTCAGAGAACGTGATTGCGGCGGCTGTGTGTTTCCCGTATGTGGTCGCGTTGGATGAAGGTTTTGTGACTGTTCACAGCATGTTGGACCAGCAGCTCAAACAGACGCTGTCATTCAGAGATGGACACCTTCTGCAGGATTTTGAAG GTAAGGTGGTGTTGGCCTCATCAAAAGCGGTGTATATGCTGGTGCCTCTCCCTCTGGAGCGTCAGATCCAAGACCTGTTGGCGAGCCATCGAGTTGAAGAGGCCCTGACCCTCACCGAGGCCGCACAGAGAAACATTCCCAAAGAAAAATATCAG ATATTGCACAAAAGAATTCTCCAACAAGCAGGATTCATCCAATTTGGCCAGCTTCAGTTTTTAGAAGCAAAAGAGCATTTTAG GAAGGGACAGCTGGACGTACGGGAGCTGATCTCTCTTTATCCGCTGCTCCTGCCCGCTTCTTCCTCTTTCACACGGTGCCATCCACCACTTCATGAATTTGCTGACCTGAACCACTTGACGCAGGGTGACCAGGAGAAGGTACAGCGCTTCAAACGTTTTCTCATTAGCTACCTACACGAGGTGCGCAGCAGCGACAGCGCTAATGGTTTCCGTGAAGACGTAGATACGGCATTGCTGAAGCTGTACGCAGAGACCGGCCACGAGAGTCTTCTGGACCTGCTGGCCTCAGATAATGCCTGTCTCCTGGCAGACAGCGCCCCCTGGCTCGAGAAGCATCACAA GTATTACGCTCTTGGGCTTCTCTATCACTACAATGGTCAGGATTCTGCTGCTTTACAG ATGTGGGTTAAGATTGTCAACGGAGATCTCCAAGACTCAACACGACCGGATCTGTTTGAATATGTCGTGGATTTTCTTAGTTTCTGCACCAAACTTGACCTCGTGTGGCGACATGCAGACTGGGCACTACAGAAAGATCAAAAG ATTGGTGTCCAGATCTTCACCAAAAGGCCTACCTCAGAGGAGAAGATGGGGCAGTTAAACCCAGATGACGTGATTACGTATTTGCAGAAGCACAGTCAAGCCCTTCTGCTCTACCTGGAACACCTGGTGCTAGAGAAGAGATTGCAG AAAGAGAAGTATCACACACATCTGGCCGTGCTGTATGCAGACAAAGTCCTGAGCCTGATATCACGATCATCAGCCAATGAGGAACAACTGTCTGCTGCCCGCCAGAAACTACAACGGTTGCTGAAAGAGTCCAATCTCTACAGAGTCCAGCTACTGCTAG GTAAAGTTCAGGACTCTGAGCTGCTGCTACATGAGCGAGCTACACTACATGGGAAGTTAGAGGAACATGACAAGGCCTTGCACATTCTAGTGCACCAGCTCAAAGACTCTCCTGCGGCTGAGGAATACTGCTCCTGGGCCTCTGCATCTCAGGACCGGTCCTTCCGTCAGAACCTTTTCCACCAACTCTTGAGCGTTTACTTGGACCCGGAATTACCGGGAGGGGCACAGACAATAGCTGCAGTCGACCTGCTTAACCGACATGCTGAAGATTTTGATGCGGTGCGTGTGTTAAAGCTCCTCCCAGAGGAGTGGTCTCTACCGTTACTCCGTCCTTTCCTGTGTGGGGCGCTGAGGGCTAGTGTTCATGCACGTTGCACTTCCCAGGTTGCAGTGGGGCTGGCCCGGGCACAAAACCTTCAGCTTCAGCATGACAGG CTGAAGTATCGAGGCGGCCCAGTATTAGTGTCTGAAAAGAAGGGATGCCAGCTGTGCCACAATACCTTCAGTGAGCCAGACTGCGCCTGCTTGCCCGGAGGAACGCCGGTCCACATTCACTGTGTCGCCAAGAAAGCCCGGGACTTCCCAATAGAGCGCCAACATGAAAACGCCCACCACAGCAACCACACATGA